In Thunnus thynnus chromosome 13, fThuThy2.1, whole genome shotgun sequence, the following proteins share a genomic window:
- the kcnk12l gene encoding potassium channel subfamily K member 13 isoform X2, giving the protein MLLQWCICAAAVVMAQRRAAGGCCCPRAPMNEDNARFCLLAGLILLYLLCGAAIFSALEHPFELRARRLWKQQLDNFTQRYRVNLGALHTLLRQYEEANGAGIRVDALRPRWDFSGAFYFVGTVVSTIGFGMTTPATIAGKIFLIFYGLIGCAATILFFNLFLERIITMLAYIMRWCHERRLRCAGVGIMSSGEEQSREEDSLEGWKPSVYYVMLILGVASIVIACSASTLYSSMENWSYVDSLYFCFVAFSTIGFGDLVSSQRQQYESQEAYRLGNCLFILMGVCCIYSLFNVISIIIKQTLNWILGKLPISSHCPAGRHRYTEGSVETVCDSETEAGAVTDGVYVGRRLSGEMISVNEFMVSNKVSLALLQKQLSETAHQGPRQSYGHQNGFSGGVGALAIMNNRLQETSVDR; this is encoded by the exons ATGCTGTTACAGTGGTGtatctgtgctgctgctgtggtcaTGGCTCAGAGGAGGGCTGCTGGTGGCTGCTGCTGCCCCAGGGCGCCCATGAATGAAGACAACGCCCGTTTCTGCCTGCTGGCCGGGCTCATCCTGCTCTACTTGTTGTGCGGGGCAGCCATCTTCTCAGCCCTGGAACACCCCTTCGAGCTCCGTGCCCGCCGCCTCTGGAAGCAGCAGCTGGACAACTTCACCCAGCGATACAGGGTCAACCTGGGGGCCCTGCACACTCTGCTGCGCCAGTACGAGGAGGCAAACGGAGCCGGGATCAGAGTGGATGCGTTGAGGCCCCGCTGGGacttttctggagctttctacTTTGTGGGCACGGTGGTCTCCACTATTG GCTTTGGCATGACCACACCAGCGACCATAGCTGGGAAAATATTCCTAATCTTCTACGGCCTCATTGGTTGTGCTGCCACCATCCTCTTCTTTAACCTCTTCCTAGAAAGGATCATCACGATGTTAGCTTACATCATGCGCTGGTGTCATGAGCGTCGGCTGCGATGTGCTGGGGTGGGGATTATGTCGAGCGGGGAGGAGCAGTCCCGGGAGGAGGACAGTTTAGAAGGTTGGAAGCCTTCGGTCTATTATGTGATGCTGATCCTGGGAGTGGCTTCGATTGTGATTGCATGCAGTGCATCTACTCTGTACAGCTCCATGGAGAACTGGAGCTATGTGGACTCCCTCTACTTCTGCTTCGTGGCCTTCAGCACCATCGGCTTCGGGGACCTAGTAAGCAGCCAGAGACAGCAGTACGAGTCTCAGGAGGCTTACCGGCTCGGGAACTGCCTTTTCATCTTAATGGGAGTATGTTGCATCTACTCactttttaatgtcatttctATTATCATCAAGCAAACTCTCAACTGGATCCTGGGTAAGCTT CCCATCTCATCCCACTGCCCTGCAGGAAGACACCGCTACACGGAGGGCTCAGTAGAGACAGTGTGTGATAGCGAGACAGAAGCCGGTGCAGTGACTGATGGGGTTTATGTAGGCCGCCGGCTGTCAGGAGAGATGATCTCTGTCAATGAGTTCATGGTGTCTAATAAGGTGTCTCTGGCGCTGCTGCAGAAGCAGCTGAGCGAAACAGCTCATCAGGGCCCACGGCAGAGCTATGGTCATCAAAATGGATTCTCTGGCGGTGTGGGAGCCTTGGCCATCATGAATAATCGCCTACAGGAAACCAGTGTGGATAGGTAG
- the kcnk12l gene encoding potassium channel subfamily K member 13 isoform X1 encodes MLLQWCICAAAVVMAQRRAAGGCCCPRAPMNEDNARFCLLAGLILLYLLCGAAIFSALEHPFELRARRLWKQQLDNFTQRYRVNLGALHTLLRQYEEANGAGIRVDALRPRWDFSGAFYFVGTVVSTIGFGMTTPATIAGKIFLIFYGLIGCAATILFFNLFLERIITMLAYIMRWCHERRLRCAGVGIMSSGEEQSREEDSLEGWKPSVYYVMLILGVASIVIACSASTLYSSMENWSYVDSLYFCFVAFSTIGFGDLVSSQRQQYESQEAYRLGNCLFILMGVCCIYSLFNVISIIIKQTLNWILGKLVCSGQHQSCSCSTSGCWWLCCPCLHKKNRSQRRPTAHLRQKRLKRNTVQPISSHCPAGRHRYTEGSVETVCDSETEAGAVTDGVYVGRRLSGEMISVNEFMVSNKVSLALLQKQLSETAHQGPRQSYGHQNGFSGGVGALAIMNNRLQETSVDR; translated from the exons ATGCTGTTACAGTGGTGtatctgtgctgctgctgtggtcaTGGCTCAGAGGAGGGCTGCTGGTGGCTGCTGCTGCCCCAGGGCGCCCATGAATGAAGACAACGCCCGTTTCTGCCTGCTGGCCGGGCTCATCCTGCTCTACTTGTTGTGCGGGGCAGCCATCTTCTCAGCCCTGGAACACCCCTTCGAGCTCCGTGCCCGCCGCCTCTGGAAGCAGCAGCTGGACAACTTCACCCAGCGATACAGGGTCAACCTGGGGGCCCTGCACACTCTGCTGCGCCAGTACGAGGAGGCAAACGGAGCCGGGATCAGAGTGGATGCGTTGAGGCCCCGCTGGGacttttctggagctttctacTTTGTGGGCACGGTGGTCTCCACTATTG GCTTTGGCATGACCACACCAGCGACCATAGCTGGGAAAATATTCCTAATCTTCTACGGCCTCATTGGTTGTGCTGCCACCATCCTCTTCTTTAACCTCTTCCTAGAAAGGATCATCACGATGTTAGCTTACATCATGCGCTGGTGTCATGAGCGTCGGCTGCGATGTGCTGGGGTGGGGATTATGTCGAGCGGGGAGGAGCAGTCCCGGGAGGAGGACAGTTTAGAAGGTTGGAAGCCTTCGGTCTATTATGTGATGCTGATCCTGGGAGTGGCTTCGATTGTGATTGCATGCAGTGCATCTACTCTGTACAGCTCCATGGAGAACTGGAGCTATGTGGACTCCCTCTACTTCTGCTTCGTGGCCTTCAGCACCATCGGCTTCGGGGACCTAGTAAGCAGCCAGAGACAGCAGTACGAGTCTCAGGAGGCTTACCGGCTCGGGAACTGCCTTTTCATCTTAATGGGAGTATGTTGCATCTACTCactttttaatgtcatttctATTATCATCAAGCAAACTCTCAACTGGATCCTGGGTAAGCTTGTCTGTTCCGGGCAGCATCAGTCCTGCTCCTGCTCTACATCTGGCTGCTGGTGGCTCTGCTGCCCCTGCCTCCATAAGAAAAATCGCAGCCAGAGGCGTCCGACTGCACACCTCAGGCAAAAACGCTTAAAACGCAACACCGTGCAGCCCATCTCATCCCACTGCCCTGCAGGAAGACACCGCTACACGGAGGGCTCAGTAGAGACAGTGTGTGATAGCGAGACAGAAGCCGGTGCAGTGACTGATGGGGTTTATGTAGGCCGCCGGCTGTCAGGAGAGATGATCTCTGTCAATGAGTTCATGGTGTCTAATAAGGTGTCTCTGGCGCTGCTGCAGAAGCAGCTGAGCGAAACAGCTCATCAGGGCCCACGGCAGAGCTATGGTCATCAAAATGGATTCTCTGGCGGTGTGGGAGCCTTGGCCATCATGAATAATCGCCTACAGGAAACCAGTGTGGATAGGTAG
- the itpkca gene encoding inositol-trisphosphate 3-kinase C isoform X1 has product MSVRRVMGLLFISERLGVGEWMIWEAAYVILNSAWKKHKNCGTSSLLPMTPKNPQQWLQVVGHAGCFHVGDYGTLLKRFCEGERQCYLKLMEDTLRPFVPAYHGVVQRDEQDYNMMDNLLTHFNTPAIMDCKMGSRTYQEEELLMAQERPQPRKDMYEKMVAVDPEAPTDQERAQQAVLKTRYMQWRETLSSTATLGFRIEGFRKANEECHTNFKRTKSREQVTEALDNFVESNTHIVWGYLRRLKQLRQTLETSHFFRTHEVVGSSLLFVHDWNGQTGIWMIDFGKTVALPAPLTLDHRTPWVEGNREDGYLWGLDNLIDILANMLPLT; this is encoded by the exons ATGAGTGTGAGACGTGTGATGGGtctgttgtttatttctgaGAGGTTGGGCGTAGGGGAGTGGATGATTTGGGAGGCAGCATATGTGATCCTG AACTCCGCAtggaagaaacacaaaaattgcGGGACTTCATCTCTTCTTCCTATGACCCCCAAGAATCCCCAGCAGTGGCTGCAAGTGGTCGGACATGCAG GGTGCTTTCATGTTGGGGATTATGGCACGCTGCTGAAGAGGTTTTGTGAGGGGGAGCGACAATGCTACCTGAAGCTGATGGAGGACACTCTCAGGCCCTTTGTTCCAGCCTACCACGGTGTTGTGCAGCGGGACGAGCAGGATTACAACATGATGGATAACTTGCTGACCCACTTCAACACACCTGCTATCATGGACTGCAAGATGGGCAGCCG CACATAccaggaggaggagctgctgaTGGCCCAAGAGCGGCCCCAGCCTCGTAAGGACATGTACGAGAAGATGGTGGCTGTGGACCCAGAGGCCCCAACAGACCAGGAACGAGCCCAGCAGGCAGTGCTGAAAACCAGGTACATGCAGTGGAGGGAGACCCTGAGCTCCACAGCAACTCTGGGTTTCCGTATCGAAGGATTCAGG AAAGCTAATGAAGAATGTCACACAAACTTCAAAAGGACCAAAAGCAGAGAGCAAGTGACGGAAGCACTTGACAACTTTGTTGAGTCCAATACACACATTGTG TGGGGCTATCTGAGACGGCTGAAACAGTTGCGGCAGACGTTGGAGACATCACACTTCTTCAGGACACATGAG GTTGTGGGTAGTTCCTTACTGTTTGTGCACGACTGGAATGGCCAAACAGGCATCTGGATGATTGACTTTGGAAAGACAGTGGCCTTGCCGGCGCCCCTCACCTTGGACCACCGCACTCCCTGGGTGGAGGGCAATCGAGAAGATGGCTACCTGTGGGGTCTGGACAACCTCATTGATATACTGGCCAACATGCTGCCGCTGACCTGA
- the itpkca gene encoding inositol-trisphosphate 3-kinase C isoform X3 — protein MTPKNPQQWLQVVGHAGCFHVGDYGTLLKRFCEGERQCYLKLMEDTLRPFVPAYHGVVQRDEQDYNMMDNLLTHFNTPAIMDCKMGSRTYQEEELLMAQERPQPRKDMYEKMVAVDPEAPTDQERAQQAVLKTRYMQWRETLSSTATLGFRIEGFRKANEECHTNFKRTKSREQVTEALDNFVESNTHIVWGYLRRLKQLRQTLETSHFFRTHEVVGSSLLFVHDWNGQTGIWMIDFGKTVALPAPLTLDHRTPWVEGNREDGYLWGLDNLIDILANMLPLT, from the exons ATGACCCCCAAGAATCCCCAGCAGTGGCTGCAAGTGGTCGGACATGCAG GGTGCTTTCATGTTGGGGATTATGGCACGCTGCTGAAGAGGTTTTGTGAGGGGGAGCGACAATGCTACCTGAAGCTGATGGAGGACACTCTCAGGCCCTTTGTTCCAGCCTACCACGGTGTTGTGCAGCGGGACGAGCAGGATTACAACATGATGGATAACTTGCTGACCCACTTCAACACACCTGCTATCATGGACTGCAAGATGGGCAGCCG CACATAccaggaggaggagctgctgaTGGCCCAAGAGCGGCCCCAGCCTCGTAAGGACATGTACGAGAAGATGGTGGCTGTGGACCCAGAGGCCCCAACAGACCAGGAACGAGCCCAGCAGGCAGTGCTGAAAACCAGGTACATGCAGTGGAGGGAGACCCTGAGCTCCACAGCAACTCTGGGTTTCCGTATCGAAGGATTCAGG AAAGCTAATGAAGAATGTCACACAAACTTCAAAAGGACCAAAAGCAGAGAGCAAGTGACGGAAGCACTTGACAACTTTGTTGAGTCCAATACACACATTGTG TGGGGCTATCTGAGACGGCTGAAACAGTTGCGGCAGACGTTGGAGACATCACACTTCTTCAGGACACATGAG GTTGTGGGTAGTTCCTTACTGTTTGTGCACGACTGGAATGGCCAAACAGGCATCTGGATGATTGACTTTGGAAAGACAGTGGCCTTGCCGGCGCCCCTCACCTTGGACCACCGCACTCCCTGGGTGGAGGGCAATCGAGAAGATGGCTACCTGTGGGGTCTGGACAACCTCATTGATATACTGGCCAACATGCTGCCGCTGACCTGA
- the itpkca gene encoding inositol-trisphosphate 3-kinase C isoform X2 codes for MSRTLQRSSVMFYENSAWKKHKNCGTSSLLPMTPKNPQQWLQVVGHAGCFHVGDYGTLLKRFCEGERQCYLKLMEDTLRPFVPAYHGVVQRDEQDYNMMDNLLTHFNTPAIMDCKMGSRTYQEEELLMAQERPQPRKDMYEKMVAVDPEAPTDQERAQQAVLKTRYMQWRETLSSTATLGFRIEGFRKANEECHTNFKRTKSREQVTEALDNFVESNTHIVWGYLRRLKQLRQTLETSHFFRTHEVVGSSLLFVHDWNGQTGIWMIDFGKTVALPAPLTLDHRTPWVEGNREDGYLWGLDNLIDILANMLPLT; via the exons ATGTCGAGGACTCTGCAGAGGTCTTCAGTCATGTTTTACGAG AACTCCGCAtggaagaaacacaaaaattgcGGGACTTCATCTCTTCTTCCTATGACCCCCAAGAATCCCCAGCAGTGGCTGCAAGTGGTCGGACATGCAG GGTGCTTTCATGTTGGGGATTATGGCACGCTGCTGAAGAGGTTTTGTGAGGGGGAGCGACAATGCTACCTGAAGCTGATGGAGGACACTCTCAGGCCCTTTGTTCCAGCCTACCACGGTGTTGTGCAGCGGGACGAGCAGGATTACAACATGATGGATAACTTGCTGACCCACTTCAACACACCTGCTATCATGGACTGCAAGATGGGCAGCCG CACATAccaggaggaggagctgctgaTGGCCCAAGAGCGGCCCCAGCCTCGTAAGGACATGTACGAGAAGATGGTGGCTGTGGACCCAGAGGCCCCAACAGACCAGGAACGAGCCCAGCAGGCAGTGCTGAAAACCAGGTACATGCAGTGGAGGGAGACCCTGAGCTCCACAGCAACTCTGGGTTTCCGTATCGAAGGATTCAGG AAAGCTAATGAAGAATGTCACACAAACTTCAAAAGGACCAAAAGCAGAGAGCAAGTGACGGAAGCACTTGACAACTTTGTTGAGTCCAATACACACATTGTG TGGGGCTATCTGAGACGGCTGAAACAGTTGCGGCAGACGTTGGAGACATCACACTTCTTCAGGACACATGAG GTTGTGGGTAGTTCCTTACTGTTTGTGCACGACTGGAATGGCCAAACAGGCATCTGGATGATTGACTTTGGAAAGACAGTGGCCTTGCCGGCGCCCCTCACCTTGGACCACCGCACTCCCTGGGTGGAGGGCAATCGAGAAGATGGCTACCTGTGGGGTCTGGACAACCTCATTGATATACTGGCCAACATGCTGCCGCTGACCTGA
- the ccdc61 gene encoding centrosomal protein CCDC61 isoform X2 — protein sequence MEERSEVTEDIVFRGVEFAVKIEVEKGLLIVEVCDSMTADQWRGEFDPAYIEDLTRKTGNFKQFPIFCSMLESAVRKTSDSVTLDLLTYADLELLRNRKAGVVSRPRGHQQSSALTAKRYLILIYTVEFDRIHYPLPLPYVGKPDPAVLQKEIRALRAELSALTSHGVNKSAELEIHRLRAELALVKEEKEAIAKVLERLQVSGSGSTPAREDWRGRDVVRTLEEQLVKERAKSQRSASKRCQEQRILLEQLEELRSSECALRVRVKSLTNELAILRRGRVTPVSGHTSSRVDGEIYRSLSRERRSGYGTVRARSGSRERMEQRSEERGRRADSSGPRARIPRASPSPTGSRATRFDPTAYIQDRQRRLKEAELKKQRKVRRDMLTSPIVPERGRSRSREAYPHMTRSGSRGRSLSLERRGSRNSSESSLVDMDEMAKTLFRGRKQTFNGPSVSRGGLLSRKPLCSTPTRRMKDKESSMDTGAELSEIDARLQALQEYMRDLDTGH from the exons ATGGAGGAGCGCTCTGAGGTGACGGAGGATATTGTGTTTCGTGGAGTGGAGTTTGCGGTGAAGATAGAGGTGGAGAAGGGTTTGCTGATAGTGGAAGTCTGCGACTCTATGACAGCGGATCAGTGGAGGGGGGAATTCGATCCAGCAT acattGAAGATCTCACCCGCAAAACTGGCAACTTCAAGCAGTTTCCAATTTTCTGTAGCATGTTGGAATCAGCTGTTAGAAAG ACGAGTGATTCTGTTACGCTTGACCTCCTGACCTATGCCGACCTGGAGCTGCTTCGTAACAGAAAGGCCGGAGTGGTTAGTCGTCCTCGCGGCCATCAGCAGTCGTCTGCTCTCACTGCCAAAAGATATCTAATCCTCATCTACACCGTGGAGTTTGACAG GATACACTACCCCCTGCCCCTGCCCTATGTGGGTAAGCCTGACCCGGCTGTCCTGCAGAAGGAAATCAGAGCCCTGAGGGCTGAGCTCAGCGCTCTCACCTCTCATGGAGTTAATAAATCTGCAGAACTAGAAATACACCGGCTACGAGCAGA GCTGGCTCTggtgaaagaggagaaagaggcaATCGCCAAGGTTCTGGAGCGACTGCAGGTCAGCGGAAGTGGTTCCACGCCTGCACGAGAGGACTGGCGGGGCAGAGATGTGGTGAGGACGCTGGAGGAGCAGCTTGTCAAGGAGAGGGCCAAAAGCCAACGCTCAGCGAGCAAGAGATGCCAGGAGCAACGAATCCTATTGGAGCAG TTGGAGGAGTTGAGGTCATCAGAGTGCGCTCTCCGTGTCCGTGTCAAGAGTCTCACCAACGAACTGGCGATACTACGGAGAGG cagagTGACGCCTGTTTCCGGTCACACCAGCTCTCGAGTTGACGGGGAAATCTATCGCTCTCTCTCGCGCGAGAGGAGGTCCGGGTACGGGACCGTCAGGGCTCGCTCAGGATCCAGAGAACGGATGGAACAAAGgtcagaggagagaggaagaagagcgGACTCCTCGGGACCTCGCGCTCGAATACCGAGGGCGTCACCTTCTCCCACTG GGTCACGGGCAACACGCTTTGACCCGACCGCCTACATCCAGGACAGACAGCGCAGGCTGAAGGAAGCAGAGCTCAAAAA ACAGAGGAAAGTGCGGAGGGACATGCTGACGTCACCCATTGTCCCTGAGAGAGGGCGCTCACGTTCCAGAGAGGCCTATCCTCACATGACCCGATCTGGCAGCAGAGGCAGGAGTTTATCTCTGGAGCGGAGAGGCAGCAGGAACTCATCCGAAAGCTCGTTAGTGGATATGGACGAAATGGCCAAAACTCTGTTCAG aggaagaaaacagaCTTTCAATGGTCCCAGTGTG TCCAGAGGAGGCCTTTTGAGCAGGAAGCCATTATGCAGCACTCCAACACGCAGAATGAAGGATAAAG AGAGCTCCATGGATACGGGTGCTGAGCTGTCGGAGATAGATGCCAGGCTACAGGCTCTTCAGGAATACATGAGGGACCTGGATACAGGACACTAA
- the ppm1nb gene encoding protein phosphatase, Mg2+/Mn2+ dependent, 1Nb (putative) — protein sequence MRTARKGSVEMPAFVRQLVKETEKRVSSFFKGGRGGAAEGEQQGEGEKEEVIPSPYLDRPVLDKLTEEGCARWGLTYALGSMQGWRANMEDFHNCVPQLGGELADWSFFAVFDGHAGSTVAQYCSQHLLGHMLATGGMGPEDDPEKVKGAIIEGFLQTDKHLHSVARREGWERGGTTVVATLISPYYIYFANCGDSRAMLCRSGQVCFSTEDHKPYCPLEKERIESAGGSVSIQRINGSLAVSRALGDFSYKGAENRTPSQQMVSPEPEVCVVERSPADEFLVLACDGVWDTISNEELCAFIHNRLRVCTDLRDVCTQVIDLCLYKGSLDNISIILLCFPGAPQLSAEALHQEAELEDLLESKVAEIYDELCARGEEPDLLSVLTILASTVIPGLPPGGGIQSKRNCIISAYYQQRETHKPTVPNGLGGS from the exons ATGAGGACAGCCAGGAAGGGAAGTGTGGAGATGCCTGCGTTTGTGCGGCAGCTGGTGAAAGAGACTGAAAAGAGGGTCAGCTCTTTCTTCAAAGGGGGCcgtggaggagcagcagagggagagcagcaaggggagggggagaaggaggaggtcaTCCCCAGCCCCTATCTGGACCGGCCGGTCTTGGACAAGCTGACAGAGGAGGGCTGCGCCCGCTGGGGCCTCACCTACGCTCTGGGAAGCATGCAGGGCTGGAGGGCCAACATGGAGGACTTCCACAACTGTGTGCCACAGCTGGGTGGAGAGCTGGCCGACTGGAGCTTCTTCGCTGTGTTTGATGGTCATGCAGGCAGCACGGTGGCACAATACTGCTCCCAGCACCTCCTGGGTCACATGCTGGCAACAG GTGGAATGGGACCAGAGGACGACCCCGAAAAGGTGAAAGGAGCCATCATAGAGGGCTTCCTGCAAACAGACAAGCACCTGCACTCTGTGGCACGTCGTGAAGGCTGGGAGAGAGGTGGCACCACCGTTGTGGCCACTCTCATCTCACCGTATTACATCTACTTCGCCAACTGTGGTGACTCGAGGGCCATGCTGTGTCGCTCTGGTCAGGTTTGCTTCTCCACTGAGGACCACAAACCTTACTGCCCTCTGGAGAAAGAGCGTATTGAGAGTGCAGGAGGTTCTGTCTCCATCCAACGGATCAATGGCTCCTTGGCAGTCTCCCGTGCCCTGGGAGACTTCAGCTACAAGGGCGCAGAGAACCGGACGCCCAGCCAGCAGATGGTCTCACCAGAGCCAGAGGTGTGTGTAGTGGAGCGCTCACCAGCAGATGAGTTCCTGGTGCTCGCCTGCGACGGGGTGTGGGACACCATCAGTAACGAGGAGCTGTGCGCCTTCATCCACAACCGGTTGCGTGTCTGCACTGACCTGAGGGATGTCTGCACTCAAGTCATTGACCTCTGTCTCTATAAG GGCAGCTTGGACAACATCAGTATCATCCTGCTGTGCTTCCCTGGAGCCCCCCAGCTGTCAGCAGAGGCACTACACCAGGAGGCCGAGCTGGAGGACCTGCTGGAGTCCAAAGTAGCAG AGATTTATGATGAGCTGTGTGCCAGAGGAGAGGAGCCTGACCTGTTGTCTGTCCTCACAAtcctcgcatccaccgtcatcCCTGGATTACCACCAGGTGGAGGCATACAGAGCAA AAGGAACTGCATTATTTCTGCTTACTATCAACAAAGAGAGACGCACAAGCCCACAGTACCTAAT GGACTGGGAGGCTCCTGA
- the ccdc61 gene encoding centrosomal protein CCDC61 isoform X1 produces MEERSEVTEDIVFRGVEFAVKIEVEKGLLIVEVCDSMTADQWRGEFDPAYIEDLTRKTGNFKQFPIFCSMLESAVRKTSDSVTLDLLTYADLELLRNRKAGVVSRPRGHQQSSALTAKRYLILIYTVEFDRIHYPLPLPYVGKPDPAVLQKEIRALRAELSALTSHGVNKSAELEIHRLRAELALVKEEKEAIAKVLERLQVSGSGSTPAREDWRGRDVVRTLEEQLVKERAKSQRSASKRCQEQRILLEQLEELRSSECALRVRVKSLTNELAILRRGLDNLSVRVTPVSGHTSSRVDGEIYRSLSRERRSGYGTVRARSGSRERMEQRSEERGRRADSSGPRARIPRASPSPTGSRATRFDPTAYIQDRQRRLKEAELKKQRKVRRDMLTSPIVPERGRSRSREAYPHMTRSGSRGRSLSLERRGSRNSSESSLVDMDEMAKTLFRGRKQTFNGPSVSRGGLLSRKPLCSTPTRRMKDKESSMDTGAELSEIDARLQALQEYMRDLDTGH; encoded by the exons ATGGAGGAGCGCTCTGAGGTGACGGAGGATATTGTGTTTCGTGGAGTGGAGTTTGCGGTGAAGATAGAGGTGGAGAAGGGTTTGCTGATAGTGGAAGTCTGCGACTCTATGACAGCGGATCAGTGGAGGGGGGAATTCGATCCAGCAT acattGAAGATCTCACCCGCAAAACTGGCAACTTCAAGCAGTTTCCAATTTTCTGTAGCATGTTGGAATCAGCTGTTAGAAAG ACGAGTGATTCTGTTACGCTTGACCTCCTGACCTATGCCGACCTGGAGCTGCTTCGTAACAGAAAGGCCGGAGTGGTTAGTCGTCCTCGCGGCCATCAGCAGTCGTCTGCTCTCACTGCCAAAAGATATCTAATCCTCATCTACACCGTGGAGTTTGACAG GATACACTACCCCCTGCCCCTGCCCTATGTGGGTAAGCCTGACCCGGCTGTCCTGCAGAAGGAAATCAGAGCCCTGAGGGCTGAGCTCAGCGCTCTCACCTCTCATGGAGTTAATAAATCTGCAGAACTAGAAATACACCGGCTACGAGCAGA GCTGGCTCTggtgaaagaggagaaagaggcaATCGCCAAGGTTCTGGAGCGACTGCAGGTCAGCGGAAGTGGTTCCACGCCTGCACGAGAGGACTGGCGGGGCAGAGATGTGGTGAGGACGCTGGAGGAGCAGCTTGTCAAGGAGAGGGCCAAAAGCCAACGCTCAGCGAGCAAGAGATGCCAGGAGCAACGAATCCTATTGGAGCAG TTGGAGGAGTTGAGGTCATCAGAGTGCGCTCTCCGTGTCCGTGTCAAGAGTCTCACCAACGAACTGGCGATACTACGGAGAGGGTTAGACAATCTAAGCGT cagagTGACGCCTGTTTCCGGTCACACCAGCTCTCGAGTTGACGGGGAAATCTATCGCTCTCTCTCGCGCGAGAGGAGGTCCGGGTACGGGACCGTCAGGGCTCGCTCAGGATCCAGAGAACGGATGGAACAAAGgtcagaggagagaggaagaagagcgGACTCCTCGGGACCTCGCGCTCGAATACCGAGGGCGTCACCTTCTCCCACTG GGTCACGGGCAACACGCTTTGACCCGACCGCCTACATCCAGGACAGACAGCGCAGGCTGAAGGAAGCAGAGCTCAAAAA ACAGAGGAAAGTGCGGAGGGACATGCTGACGTCACCCATTGTCCCTGAGAGAGGGCGCTCACGTTCCAGAGAGGCCTATCCTCACATGACCCGATCTGGCAGCAGAGGCAGGAGTTTATCTCTGGAGCGGAGAGGCAGCAGGAACTCATCCGAAAGCTCGTTAGTGGATATGGACGAAATGGCCAAAACTCTGTTCAG aggaagaaaacagaCTTTCAATGGTCCCAGTGTG TCCAGAGGAGGCCTTTTGAGCAGGAAGCCATTATGCAGCACTCCAACACGCAGAATGAAGGATAAAG AGAGCTCCATGGATACGGGTGCTGAGCTGTCGGAGATAGATGCCAGGCTACAGGCTCTTCAGGAATACATGAGGGACCTGGATACAGGACACTAA